The following proteins are encoded in a genomic region of Arvicanthis niloticus isolate mArvNil1 chromosome 21, mArvNil1.pat.X, whole genome shotgun sequence:
- the Slc22a14 gene encoding solute carrier family 22 member 14 isoform X2: protein MKEDQNSKTAFRSQNSRDTHRHEISLPSDNWSLEMLLRRLKAIDAKRDDKFASVLGAIGEFGPFQWRLVALTFIPSILSTFFMFSHHFLLTAQKPYCNTSWILEVGPNLTEDEQLNLTLPRAPNGSFLTCLMYIPVPWDLDSIIHFGLNYTETCKFGWIYPFAHTRSLINEFDLVCGNELYKETGQTVFMSGILTGSLLFGFLSDKLGRYPIILLSLLGFLIFGFGTAFVNSFYQYLFFRFFVAQSSVGYAICSVSLVMEWLVGEHRAQAVILQHCFFTIGVIFLTGFAYKVVHWRLLFLLGSMPIFPLICSIWLLRESPRWLMVRGKIEEAKKVLCYAAEVNKKTIPLNLLNEIPGMKVTKASILDFYTNHHLFKVVLAMGCVWFTVSYISFTLSLKMNDFGLDIYFVQVVPSIAAVPARLCCIILLEYFGRKWTLNLTLFLVTFMCLFLLFLPEELKSTIILMLVLAEFSMAGTVSIFFIYTAELLPTVLRSTGLGMVSIAWTAGAISSLVIFKQTKTQLPIFFCCLCCVLALCFSSLVPETGNRPLRDSIGYCSRDSIEPKDRSKDVSTVMMAEKSMSDVATDSEVTKNTMFNAMTFKSKADSLFNMALELPNRQLPVQLPKDQPP, encoded by the exons ATGAAGGAAGATCAGAACTCCAAGACAGCGTTCAGATCCCAGAATTCCAGGGACACACACCGGCATGAGATTTCCCTTCCCTCCGATAACTGGTCCTTGGAGATGTTGTTACGTAGATTGAAGGCCATAGATGCCAAGAGGGATGACAAGTTTGCCAGCGTTCTGGGTGCCATTGGGGAGTTTGGCCCATTCCAGTGGAGGCTGGTGGCCCTCACCTTCATCCCCAGCATCCTGTCAACCTTCTTCATGTTCTCTCATCACTTCTTGCTCACAGCTCAGAAGCCCTACTGTAACACCAGCTGGATCCTGGAAGTGGGCCCCAATCTCACCGAGGATGAGCAGCTGAACCTGACCCTGCCCCGAGCACCCAATGGTAGCTTCCTGACATGTCTCATGTACATACCGGTGCCATGGGATCTAGACTCCATCATCCATTTTGGCCTCAATTATACAGAAACATGCAAATTCGGGTGGATCTATCCTTTTGCTCACACGCGCTCTCTGATCAACGAG TTTGACCTGGTGTGTGGCAACGAACTATACAAGGAAACTGGGCAGACTGTGTTCATGTCAGGCATCCTGACAGGGTCTCTTCTCTTCGGGTTCTTAAGTGACAA GTTGGGCCGCTATCCAATCATCCTGTTGTCACTGCTGGGGTTCCTCATCTTCGGCTTTGGGACAGCCTTTGTGAACAGCTTTTATCAGTATCTGTTCTTCCGATTTTTTGTGGCCCAGTCCTCCGTGGGCTATGCCATCTGCAGTGTTTCTTTAG TCATGGAGTGGCTGGTGGGTGAACACCGCGCCCAAGCTGTCATCCTCCAGCACTGCTTCTTCACCATAGGGGTCATATTCCTCACAGGGTTCGCGTACAAAGTTGTCCACTGGAGACTGTTGTTCCTGCTGGGCAGCATGCCTATATTCCCCCTTATCTGCAGTATCTG GCTTCTCCGAGAGTCCCCACGGTGGCTGATGGTGAGAGGAAAGATAGAAGAGGCCAAGAAGGTGCTGTGCTATGCAGCCGAGGTGAACAAGAAGACCATCCCTTTAAATCTACTGAATGAG ATTCCAGGAATGAAAGTGACAAAGGCCTCCATCCTGGACTTCTATACCAATCATCACCTCTTCAAGGTGGTCTTGGCCATGGGCTGTGTGTG GTTTACTGTCAGTTACATCAGTTTTACACTGAGCCTCAAGATGAATGACTTTGGGCTGGACATCTACTTCGTACAAGTGGTCCCGAGCATTGCGGCGGTGCCGGCACGGCTGTGTTGTATCATTCTCCTGGAGTATTTTGGGAGGAAGTGGACCTTAAACCTGACTCTCTTCCTAGTCACCTTCATGTGcttgtttctccttttcctccccgaAG AACTGAAGTCGACAATAATCCTGATGCTCGTGCTTGCAGAGTTCAGTATGGCTGGCACTGTCTCTATATTCTTTATCTACACTGCCgagctcctccccactgtcctcag GTCTACAGGTCTGGGAATGGTGTCGATAGCTTGGACAGCTGGAGCCATCTCATCTCTGGTCATCTTCAAGCAGACCAAAACGCAGCTGCCCATCTTCTTCTGTTGTCTTTGTTGTGTCTTGGCCTTGTGCTTCTCCTCCCTGGTGCCAGAAACAGGAAACCGGCCTCTCCGTGACAGCATAGGGTACTGTTCAAG AGACTCTATCGAGCCCAAGGATAGAAGCAAGGATGTTTCTACAGTAATGATGGCTGAGAAGTCGATGTCTGATGTTGCAACTGATTCAGAAGTGACAAAAAACACCATGTTCAATGCCATGACTTTCAAGTCAAAAGCAGACAGCCTCTTCAACATGGCCTTGGAGTTACCCAACAGGCAATTACCAGTCCAGCTCCCTAAGGACCAGCCTCCCTAG
- the Slc22a14 gene encoding solute carrier family 22 member 14 isoform X1 — protein sequence MKEDQNSKTAFRSQNSRDTHRHEISLPSDNWSLEMLLRRLKAIDAKRDDKFASVLGAIGEFGPFQWRLVALTFIPSILSTFFMFSHHFLLTAQKPYCNTSWILEVGPNLTEDEQLNLTLPRAPNGSFLTCLMYIPVPWDLDSIIHFGLNYTETCKFGWIYPFAHTRSLINEFDLVCGNELYKETGQTVFMSGILTGSLLFGFLSDKLGRYPIILLSLLGFLIFGFGTAFVNSFYQYLFFRFFVAQSSVGYAICSVSLVMEWLVGEHRAQAVILQHCFFTIGVIFLTGFAYKVVHWRLLFLLGSMPIFPLICSIWLLRESPRWLMVRGKIEEAKKVLCYAAEVNKKTIPLNLLNELQIPGMKVTKASILDFYTNHHLFKVVLAMGCVWFTVSYISFTLSLKMNDFGLDIYFVQVVPSIAAVPARLCCIILLEYFGRKWTLNLTLFLVTFMCLFLLFLPEELKSTIILMLVLAEFSMAGTVSIFFIYTAELLPTVLRSTGLGMVSIAWTAGAISSLVIFKQTKTQLPIFFCCLCCVLALCFSSLVPETGNRPLRDSIGYCSRDSIEPKDRSKDVSTVMMAEKSMSDVATDSEVTKNTMFNAMTFKSKADSLFNMALELPNRQLPVQLPKDQPP from the exons ATGAAGGAAGATCAGAACTCCAAGACAGCGTTCAGATCCCAGAATTCCAGGGACACACACCGGCATGAGATTTCCCTTCCCTCCGATAACTGGTCCTTGGAGATGTTGTTACGTAGATTGAAGGCCATAGATGCCAAGAGGGATGACAAGTTTGCCAGCGTTCTGGGTGCCATTGGGGAGTTTGGCCCATTCCAGTGGAGGCTGGTGGCCCTCACCTTCATCCCCAGCATCCTGTCAACCTTCTTCATGTTCTCTCATCACTTCTTGCTCACAGCTCAGAAGCCCTACTGTAACACCAGCTGGATCCTGGAAGTGGGCCCCAATCTCACCGAGGATGAGCAGCTGAACCTGACCCTGCCCCGAGCACCCAATGGTAGCTTCCTGACATGTCTCATGTACATACCGGTGCCATGGGATCTAGACTCCATCATCCATTTTGGCCTCAATTATACAGAAACATGCAAATTCGGGTGGATCTATCCTTTTGCTCACACGCGCTCTCTGATCAACGAG TTTGACCTGGTGTGTGGCAACGAACTATACAAGGAAACTGGGCAGACTGTGTTCATGTCAGGCATCCTGACAGGGTCTCTTCTCTTCGGGTTCTTAAGTGACAA GTTGGGCCGCTATCCAATCATCCTGTTGTCACTGCTGGGGTTCCTCATCTTCGGCTTTGGGACAGCCTTTGTGAACAGCTTTTATCAGTATCTGTTCTTCCGATTTTTTGTGGCCCAGTCCTCCGTGGGCTATGCCATCTGCAGTGTTTCTTTAG TCATGGAGTGGCTGGTGGGTGAACACCGCGCCCAAGCTGTCATCCTCCAGCACTGCTTCTTCACCATAGGGGTCATATTCCTCACAGGGTTCGCGTACAAAGTTGTCCACTGGAGACTGTTGTTCCTGCTGGGCAGCATGCCTATATTCCCCCTTATCTGCAGTATCTG GCTTCTCCGAGAGTCCCCACGGTGGCTGATGGTGAGAGGAAAGATAGAAGAGGCCAAGAAGGTGCTGTGCTATGCAGCCGAGGTGAACAAGAAGACCATCCCTTTAAATCTACTGAATGAG CTACAGATTCCAGGAATGAAAGTGACAAAGGCCTCCATCCTGGACTTCTATACCAATCATCACCTCTTCAAGGTGGTCTTGGCCATGGGCTGTGTGTG GTTTACTGTCAGTTACATCAGTTTTACACTGAGCCTCAAGATGAATGACTTTGGGCTGGACATCTACTTCGTACAAGTGGTCCCGAGCATTGCGGCGGTGCCGGCACGGCTGTGTTGTATCATTCTCCTGGAGTATTTTGGGAGGAAGTGGACCTTAAACCTGACTCTCTTCCTAGTCACCTTCATGTGcttgtttctccttttcctccccgaAG AACTGAAGTCGACAATAATCCTGATGCTCGTGCTTGCAGAGTTCAGTATGGCTGGCACTGTCTCTATATTCTTTATCTACACTGCCgagctcctccccactgtcctcag GTCTACAGGTCTGGGAATGGTGTCGATAGCTTGGACAGCTGGAGCCATCTCATCTCTGGTCATCTTCAAGCAGACCAAAACGCAGCTGCCCATCTTCTTCTGTTGTCTTTGTTGTGTCTTGGCCTTGTGCTTCTCCTCCCTGGTGCCAGAAACAGGAAACCGGCCTCTCCGTGACAGCATAGGGTACTGTTCAAG AGACTCTATCGAGCCCAAGGATAGAAGCAAGGATGTTTCTACAGTAATGATGGCTGAGAAGTCGATGTCTGATGTTGCAACTGATTCAGAAGTGACAAAAAACACCATGTTCAATGCCATGACTTTCAAGTCAAAAGCAGACAGCCTCTTCAACATGGCCTTGGAGTTACCCAACAGGCAATTACCAGTCCAGCTCCCTAAGGACCAGCCTCCCTAG
- the Slc22a14 gene encoding solute carrier family 22 member 14 isoform X3: MKEDQNSKTAFRSQNSRDTHRHEISLPSDNWSLEMLLRRLKAIDAKRDDKFASVLGAIGEFGPFQWRLVALTFIPSILSTFFMFSHHFLLTAQKPYCNTSWILEVGPNLTEDEQLNLTLPRAPNGSFLTCLMYIPVPWDLDSIIHFGLNYTETCKFGWIYPFAHTRSLINEFDLVCGNELYKETGQTVFMSGILTGSLLFGFLSDKLGRYPIILLSLLGFLIFGFGTAFVNSFYQYLFFRFFVAQSSVGYAICSVSLVMEWLVGEHRAQAVILQHCFFTIGVIFLTGFAYKVVHWRLLFLLGSMPIFPLICSIWLLRESPRWLMVRGKIEEAKKVLCYAAEVNKKTIPLNLLNELQIPGMKVTKASILDFYTNHHLFKVVLAMGCVWFTVSYISFTLSLKMNDFGLDIYFVQVVPSIAAVPARLCCIILLEYFGRKWTLNLTLFLVTFMCLFLLFLPEELKSTIILMLVLAEFSMAGTVSIFFIYTAELLPTVLRSTGLGMVSIAWTAGAISSLVIFKQTKTQLPIFFCCLCCVLALCFSSLVPETGNRPLRDSIGDSIEPKDRSKDVSTVMMAEKSMSDVATDSEVTKNTMFNAMTFKSKADSLFNMALELPNRQLPVQLPKDQPP; this comes from the exons ATGAAGGAAGATCAGAACTCCAAGACAGCGTTCAGATCCCAGAATTCCAGGGACACACACCGGCATGAGATTTCCCTTCCCTCCGATAACTGGTCCTTGGAGATGTTGTTACGTAGATTGAAGGCCATAGATGCCAAGAGGGATGACAAGTTTGCCAGCGTTCTGGGTGCCATTGGGGAGTTTGGCCCATTCCAGTGGAGGCTGGTGGCCCTCACCTTCATCCCCAGCATCCTGTCAACCTTCTTCATGTTCTCTCATCACTTCTTGCTCACAGCTCAGAAGCCCTACTGTAACACCAGCTGGATCCTGGAAGTGGGCCCCAATCTCACCGAGGATGAGCAGCTGAACCTGACCCTGCCCCGAGCACCCAATGGTAGCTTCCTGACATGTCTCATGTACATACCGGTGCCATGGGATCTAGACTCCATCATCCATTTTGGCCTCAATTATACAGAAACATGCAAATTCGGGTGGATCTATCCTTTTGCTCACACGCGCTCTCTGATCAACGAG TTTGACCTGGTGTGTGGCAACGAACTATACAAGGAAACTGGGCAGACTGTGTTCATGTCAGGCATCCTGACAGGGTCTCTTCTCTTCGGGTTCTTAAGTGACAA GTTGGGCCGCTATCCAATCATCCTGTTGTCACTGCTGGGGTTCCTCATCTTCGGCTTTGGGACAGCCTTTGTGAACAGCTTTTATCAGTATCTGTTCTTCCGATTTTTTGTGGCCCAGTCCTCCGTGGGCTATGCCATCTGCAGTGTTTCTTTAG TCATGGAGTGGCTGGTGGGTGAACACCGCGCCCAAGCTGTCATCCTCCAGCACTGCTTCTTCACCATAGGGGTCATATTCCTCACAGGGTTCGCGTACAAAGTTGTCCACTGGAGACTGTTGTTCCTGCTGGGCAGCATGCCTATATTCCCCCTTATCTGCAGTATCTG GCTTCTCCGAGAGTCCCCACGGTGGCTGATGGTGAGAGGAAAGATAGAAGAGGCCAAGAAGGTGCTGTGCTATGCAGCCGAGGTGAACAAGAAGACCATCCCTTTAAATCTACTGAATGAG CTACAGATTCCAGGAATGAAAGTGACAAAGGCCTCCATCCTGGACTTCTATACCAATCATCACCTCTTCAAGGTGGTCTTGGCCATGGGCTGTGTGTG GTTTACTGTCAGTTACATCAGTTTTACACTGAGCCTCAAGATGAATGACTTTGGGCTGGACATCTACTTCGTACAAGTGGTCCCGAGCATTGCGGCGGTGCCGGCACGGCTGTGTTGTATCATTCTCCTGGAGTATTTTGGGAGGAAGTGGACCTTAAACCTGACTCTCTTCCTAGTCACCTTCATGTGcttgtttctccttttcctccccgaAG AACTGAAGTCGACAATAATCCTGATGCTCGTGCTTGCAGAGTTCAGTATGGCTGGCACTGTCTCTATATTCTTTATCTACACTGCCgagctcctccccactgtcctcag GTCTACAGGTCTGGGAATGGTGTCGATAGCTTGGACAGCTGGAGCCATCTCATCTCTGGTCATCTTCAAGCAGACCAAAACGCAGCTGCCCATCTTCTTCTGTTGTCTTTGTTGTGTCTTGGCCTTGTGCTTCTCCTCCCTGGTGCCAGAAACAGGAAACCGGCCTCTCCGTGACAGCATAGG AGACTCTATCGAGCCCAAGGATAGAAGCAAGGATGTTTCTACAGTAATGATGGCTGAGAAGTCGATGTCTGATGTTGCAACTGATTCAGAAGTGACAAAAAACACCATGTTCAATGCCATGACTTTCAAGTCAAAAGCAGACAGCCTCTTCAACATGGCCTTGGAGTTACCCAACAGGCAATTACCAGTCCAGCTCCCTAAGGACCAGCCTCCCTAG
- the Slc22a14 gene encoding solute carrier family 22 member 14 isoform X4 yields the protein MKEDQNSKTAFRSQNSRDTHRHEISLPSDNWSLEMLLRRLKAIDAKRDDKFASVLGAIGEFGPFQWRLVALTFIPSILSTFFMFSHHFLLTAQKPYCNTSWILEVGPNLTEDEQLNLTLPRAPNGSFLTCLMYIPVPWDLDSIIHFGLNYTETCKFGWIYPFAHTRSLINEFDLVCGNELYKETGQTVFMSGILTGSLLFGFLSDKLGRYPIILLSLLGFLIFGFGTAFVNSFYQYLFFRFFVAQSSVGYAICSVSLVMEWLVGEHRAQAVILQHCFFTIGVIFLTGFAYKVVHWRLLFLLGSMPIFPLICSIWLLRESPRWLMVRGKIEEAKKVLCYAAEVNKKTIPLNLLNELQIPGMKVTKASILDFYTNHHLFKVVLAMGCVWFTVSYISFTLSLKMNDFGLDIYFVQVVPSIAAVPARLCCIILLEYFGRKWTLNLTLFLVTFMCLFLLFLPEELKSTIILMLVLAEFSMAGTVSIFFIYTAELLPTVLRSTGLGMVSIAWTAGAISSLVIFKQTKTQLPIFFCCLCCVLALCFSSLVPETGNRPLRDSIGYCSRWMCRNSLSQALRIECVRYCPPS from the exons ATGAAGGAAGATCAGAACTCCAAGACAGCGTTCAGATCCCAGAATTCCAGGGACACACACCGGCATGAGATTTCCCTTCCCTCCGATAACTGGTCCTTGGAGATGTTGTTACGTAGATTGAAGGCCATAGATGCCAAGAGGGATGACAAGTTTGCCAGCGTTCTGGGTGCCATTGGGGAGTTTGGCCCATTCCAGTGGAGGCTGGTGGCCCTCACCTTCATCCCCAGCATCCTGTCAACCTTCTTCATGTTCTCTCATCACTTCTTGCTCACAGCTCAGAAGCCCTACTGTAACACCAGCTGGATCCTGGAAGTGGGCCCCAATCTCACCGAGGATGAGCAGCTGAACCTGACCCTGCCCCGAGCACCCAATGGTAGCTTCCTGACATGTCTCATGTACATACCGGTGCCATGGGATCTAGACTCCATCATCCATTTTGGCCTCAATTATACAGAAACATGCAAATTCGGGTGGATCTATCCTTTTGCTCACACGCGCTCTCTGATCAACGAG TTTGACCTGGTGTGTGGCAACGAACTATACAAGGAAACTGGGCAGACTGTGTTCATGTCAGGCATCCTGACAGGGTCTCTTCTCTTCGGGTTCTTAAGTGACAA GTTGGGCCGCTATCCAATCATCCTGTTGTCACTGCTGGGGTTCCTCATCTTCGGCTTTGGGACAGCCTTTGTGAACAGCTTTTATCAGTATCTGTTCTTCCGATTTTTTGTGGCCCAGTCCTCCGTGGGCTATGCCATCTGCAGTGTTTCTTTAG TCATGGAGTGGCTGGTGGGTGAACACCGCGCCCAAGCTGTCATCCTCCAGCACTGCTTCTTCACCATAGGGGTCATATTCCTCACAGGGTTCGCGTACAAAGTTGTCCACTGGAGACTGTTGTTCCTGCTGGGCAGCATGCCTATATTCCCCCTTATCTGCAGTATCTG GCTTCTCCGAGAGTCCCCACGGTGGCTGATGGTGAGAGGAAAGATAGAAGAGGCCAAGAAGGTGCTGTGCTATGCAGCCGAGGTGAACAAGAAGACCATCCCTTTAAATCTACTGAATGAG CTACAGATTCCAGGAATGAAAGTGACAAAGGCCTCCATCCTGGACTTCTATACCAATCATCACCTCTTCAAGGTGGTCTTGGCCATGGGCTGTGTGTG GTTTACTGTCAGTTACATCAGTTTTACACTGAGCCTCAAGATGAATGACTTTGGGCTGGACATCTACTTCGTACAAGTGGTCCCGAGCATTGCGGCGGTGCCGGCACGGCTGTGTTGTATCATTCTCCTGGAGTATTTTGGGAGGAAGTGGACCTTAAACCTGACTCTCTTCCTAGTCACCTTCATGTGcttgtttctccttttcctccccgaAG AACTGAAGTCGACAATAATCCTGATGCTCGTGCTTGCAGAGTTCAGTATGGCTGGCACTGTCTCTATATTCTTTATCTACACTGCCgagctcctccccactgtcctcag GTCTACAGGTCTGGGAATGGTGTCGATAGCTTGGACAGCTGGAGCCATCTCATCTCTGGTCATCTTCAAGCAGACCAAAACGCAGCTGCCCATCTTCTTCTGTTGTCTTTGTTGTGTCTTGGCCTTGTGCTTCTCCTCCCTGGTGCCAGAAACAGGAAACCGGCCTCTCCGTGACAGCATAGGGTACTGTTCAAGGTGGATGTGCAGGAACTCCTTGTCTCAAGCTCTGAGAATAGAGTGTGTTAGATACTGTCCACCCTCATGA